A genomic region of Pristiophorus japonicus isolate sPriJap1 chromosome 20, sPriJap1.hap1, whole genome shotgun sequence contains the following coding sequences:
- the LOC139232564 gene encoding zinc finger protein 585A-like, giving the protein MGGESSDRSVDKLHTCSVCGPGFSRSPDLARHVHCHTGEKPGKGGDNGKGISSQSALEVHRSSITRDSPFTCSVCGKGFGCSFHLQTHQRAHTDEKPFQCSDCGKSFKSPQQLKGHQRAHTDERPFTCSDCGKSFKSFGDLKGHQRAHSAFTTSVCGKGFAQSSTLLADQLAHSDGRPFKCSNCGKSFKSPMELKGHQRVHTDERPFTCSDCGMGFKTPQKLKRHQRVHTGERPFTCFVCGKGFTQSSNLLTHQLVHTDERPFKCSDCGKSFKTPRELKRHQRVHTGERPFTCTVCGKEFTQSSHLLTHQRVHTGERPFTCFVCGKGFTCSSNLLTHQLVHTDERPFKCSDCEKSFKSPGELKRHQLQHTGERPFTCSVCGKGFACSSHLVAHQRVHTGENPFKCSDCGKSFKSSGELRKHQRVHTDERPFKCSDCGKSFKISGELKRHQRVHTGENPFKCSDCGKSFKSSGELRKHQRVHTDERPFKCSDCEKSFKSSGELKRHQLLHTGERRFTCSMCGKGFTQSSTLLSHQLVHTDERPFKCSDCEKSFKSSKSLKRHQRVHTDHRI; this is encoded by the coding sequence ATGGGAGGAGAGAGCAGCGATCGCAGCGTGGACAAACTGCACACGTGTTCCGTGTGTGGACCCGGATTCAGCCGATCACCTGACCTGGCGAGACACGTGCACTGTCACACCGGGGAGAAACCGGGTAAAGGTGGGGACAACGGGAAGGGAATCAGTTCCCAGTCTGCGCTGGAAGTTCATCGGAGCAGTATCACCAGGGACagtccgttcacctgctccgtgtgtgggaagggattcggttGTTCATTCCACCTGCAaacacaccagcgagctcacactgatGAGAAACCATTTcagtgttctgactgtgggaagagtttCAAAAGCCCCCAGCAACTGAAgggacaccagcgagctcacactgatGAGAGGCCGTTTACATGTTCTgattgtgggaagagctttaaaagcttcgGCGATCTGAAgggacaccagcgagctcacagtGCGTTCACcacctccgtgtgtgggaagggattcgctcagtcatccaccctgctagcAGACCAACTTGCTCACAGTGATGGGAGACCCTTTAAATGTTctaactgtgggaagagctttaaaagccccATGGAGCTGaagggacaccagcgagttcacactgatgaaAGGCCGTTtacatgttctgactgtgggatggGTTTTAAAACCCCCCAGAAACTGAAgcgacatcagcgagttcacactggggagaggccgttcacttgcttcgtgtgtgggaagggattcactcagtcatccaacctgctgacacaccaacttgttcacactgatgagagaccctttaaatgttctgactgtgggaagagctttaaaacccCCCGGGAACTGAAgcgacatcagcgagttcacactggggagaggccgtttacctgcaccgtgtgtgggaaggaattcactcagtcatcccacctgctgacacaccagcgagttcacactggggagaggccgttcacctgctttgtgtgtgggaagggattcacttgttcctccaacctgctgacacatcaacttgttcacactgatgagcgaccctttaaatgttctgactgtgagaagagctttaaaagccctGGGGAACTGAAGAGACACCAGCTccaacacactggggagaggccgttcacctgctccgtgtgtgggaagggatttgcttGTTCCTCCCACCtggtggcacaccagcgagttcacactggagagaacccctttaaatgttctgactgtggaaagagctttaaaagctctgggGAGCTgaggaaacaccagcgagttcacactgatgagagaccctttaaatgttctgactgtggaaagagctttaaaatCTCCGGGGAGCTgaagagacaccagcgagttcacactggagagaacccctttaaatgttctgactgtggaaagagctttaaaagctctgggGAGCTgaggaaacaccagcgagttcacactgatgaaagaccctttaaatgttctgactgtgaaaagagctttaaaagctctgggGAGCTGAAGAGACACCAGCTcctccacactggggagaggcggttcacctgctccatgtgtgggaaaggattcactcagtcatccaccctcctgtcacaccagcttgttcacactgacgagagaccctttaaatgttctgactgtgaaaagagctttaaaagctctAAGAGCCTTAagagacaccagcgtgttcacactgatcatagaatctaa